The Actinopolyspora erythraea genome has a segment encoding these proteins:
- a CDS encoding RecQ family ATP-dependent DNA helicase: protein MAEEHLRALAGPTATLREDQWSAIRALVLERRRALVVQRTGWGKSAVYFVATALLRDLGEGPTVIVSPLLALMRNQVEAASAAGVQAATINSANPDEWASIEEEVAVGDVDVLLVSPERLNNPDFRENVLPELTRNTGLVVVDEAHCISDWGHDFRPDYRRLRTLLTELPEGVPVLATTATANDRVVRDVSDQLGVTEDSNAPSTPLVLRGSLDRESLRLGVVPLHSTRERLGWLADHLEGLPGSGIIYTLTVATAEEVAEFLTERGFAVSSYSGRTEANERAAAESALLNNEVKALVATSALGMGFDKPDLGFVIHLGAPASPIAYYQQIGRAGRGVEHAEVVLLPGEEDQRIWDYFTSLTFPDEATVRAVLHTLDNADKPLSTAALEPHVELSRSRLEMVLKVLDVDGAVKRVKGGWTATGQPWSYEGERYERIARQRRAEQQSMLDYQRTAKCRMEFLRSELDDPHAEPCGRCDNCTGVAYSTEVDSVTSESARQRLERAGVTLSPRKMWPNGMRAVDIPVSGKIAPSEQHEPGRALGRFSDIGWGGKLRELLGPEASDGEVPEELVQACVRVLADWDWARRPAGVVAMGSSARPMLVASLAERIAAIGRLPLLGHVAHDPARRTQRSHNSARRLAGLWSRFGLPDELSLTELGGPVLLVDDYTDTGWTLAVVARMLRQAGASGVLPLTLAST, encoded by the coding sequence ATGGCCGAGGAACACCTCCGCGCGCTGGCAGGCCCCACCGCCACGTTGCGCGAGGACCAGTGGAGCGCCATCCGCGCACTGGTGCTGGAGCGGCGTCGGGCGCTGGTGGTACAGCGAACCGGCTGGGGAAAGTCAGCGGTGTACTTCGTGGCCACGGCCCTGCTGCGTGATCTCGGCGAAGGACCTACGGTCATCGTCTCCCCGCTGCTGGCGCTGATGCGCAACCAGGTCGAGGCCGCCTCGGCGGCCGGCGTGCAGGCCGCCACCATAAACTCCGCCAATCCGGACGAGTGGGCCTCGATCGAGGAAGAGGTCGCCGTGGGCGACGTGGACGTGCTGCTGGTCAGTCCGGAACGGCTGAACAACCCGGACTTCAGGGAGAACGTGCTGCCGGAGCTCACCCGCAACACCGGCCTGGTCGTGGTCGACGAGGCCCACTGCATCTCCGACTGGGGGCACGATTTCCGCCCCGACTACCGCAGACTGCGCACCCTGCTGACCGAGCTGCCCGAGGGTGTACCCGTGCTGGCCACGACCGCCACCGCCAACGACCGGGTGGTGCGGGACGTCTCGGACCAGCTCGGGGTCACCGAGGACTCGAACGCCCCGAGCACCCCGCTGGTACTGCGCGGCTCGCTGGACCGCGAGAGCCTGCGCCTCGGCGTGGTTCCGCTGCACTCCACGCGGGAGAGGCTGGGCTGGCTGGCCGACCACCTCGAGGGGCTTCCCGGTTCCGGGATCATCTACACCCTGACGGTGGCCACCGCCGAGGAGGTCGCCGAGTTCCTCACCGAGCGGGGCTTCGCGGTCAGTTCGTACTCGGGCCGCACCGAGGCGAACGAACGGGCCGCTGCCGAGTCCGCCCTGCTGAACAACGAGGTCAAGGCCCTGGTGGCCACCTCGGCACTGGGGATGGGCTTCGACAAGCCCGACCTCGGATTCGTGATCCACCTCGGCGCTCCGGCCTCCCCCATCGCCTACTACCAGCAGATCGGTCGCGCCGGGCGGGGCGTCGAACACGCCGAAGTGGTGCTGCTGCCCGGTGAGGAGGACCAGCGGATCTGGGACTACTTCACCTCGTTGACCTTTCCGGACGAAGCGACCGTGCGCGCGGTGCTGCACACCCTCGACAACGCCGACAAGCCGCTCTCCACCGCCGCGCTGGAACCACACGTGGAACTGAGCAGGTCCCGCCTGGAGATGGTGCTCAAGGTGCTCGATGTGGACGGTGCGGTGAAGCGGGTGAAGGGCGGTTGGACCGCTACCGGCCAGCCCTGGTCGTACGAGGGCGAACGCTACGAGCGGATCGCGCGGCAGCGCCGGGCCGAGCAGCAGTCGATGCTGGACTACCAGCGAACCGCGAAATGCCGCATGGAGTTCCTCCGTTCCGAACTGGACGACCCCCACGCCGAGCCGTGCGGGCGCTGCGACAACTGCACCGGGGTGGCGTACTCCACCGAGGTGGACTCGGTCACCTCCGAATCCGCCAGGCAGCGGTTGGAACGCGCGGGAGTCACGCTCAGCCCCCGCAAGATGTGGCCGAACGGCATGCGGGCGGTCGACATCCCGGTGTCCGGCAAGATCGCCCCGTCGGAACAGCACGAGCCGGGGCGGGCGCTCGGCAGGTTCAGCGACATCGGCTGGGGCGGCAAGCTGCGCGAACTGCTGGGTCCGGAGGCCTCCGACGGCGAAGTGCCGGAAGAACTGGTTCAGGCGTGTGTGCGCGTCCTCGCCGACTGGGACTGGGCACGACGGCCCGCCGGGGTCGTCGCGATGGGGTCCTCGGCGAGGCCGATGCTGGTAGCCAGTCTGGCGGAGCGGATCGCGGCCATCGGCAGGCTTCCGCTGCTGGGGCACGTGGCGCACGATCCTGCCAGGCGAACGCAGCGCAGCCACAACAGCGCACGGCGGTTGGCCGGGTTGTGGTCACGGTTCGGCCTGCCT
- a CDS encoding TetR/AcrR family transcriptional regulator: MCEDRQSRRRRDPAATRTALLRAAGELFAERGFDQTTVREVASRAEVNQALLFRYFGSKQELFAEVLSHNSEALLDGGEPEELPRRILESVLSEHVGSGTEHTLVALLRSFSDERAARLLRDELGGAYAERLARFTDASDAELRADLVLAWFFGVGMMRSVLRKSPLAEAPTEVVVDHLMRAVSLLLEKNSPSEGDEG; encoded by the coding sequence GTGTGCGAGGACCGGCAGTCACGACGCAGGCGCGATCCCGCGGCGACCAGAACGGCGTTGCTGCGGGCCGCCGGTGAGCTGTTCGCCGAACGCGGTTTCGACCAGACCACGGTTCGCGAGGTCGCCTCCCGCGCCGAGGTCAACCAGGCGTTGCTCTTCCGCTACTTCGGTTCCAAGCAGGAGCTGTTCGCCGAGGTCCTCAGCCACAACAGCGAGGCACTGCTCGACGGTGGGGAGCCGGAGGAGTTGCCGCGCCGCATCCTGGAGAGCGTGCTGTCCGAGCACGTGGGGTCCGGTACCGAGCACACGCTGGTGGCGTTGTTACGTTCGTTCAGCGACGAGCGGGCGGCCCGATTGCTGCGCGACGAACTGGGAGGCGCCTACGCGGAGCGGCTGGCCCGGTTCACCGATGCCTCCGACGCCGAGCTCCGTGCCGATCTCGTGCTCGCCTGGTTCTTCGGGGTGGGCATGATGCGGTCGGTGCTGCGGAAGAGCCCGCTGGCCGAGGCGCCCACCGAGGTGGTAGTCGACCACCTGATGCGTGCCGTGTCCTTACTGTTGGAGAAGAACTCGCCTTCGGAGGGTGACGAGGGGTGA
- the nadD gene encoding nicotinate-nucleotide adenylyltransferase — translation MSRPRRIGVMGGTFDPVHHGHLVAASEVQAQFGMEQVLFVPTGQPWQKGHEDVSLAEDRYLMTVIATASNPRFSVSRVDIDRAGPTYTIDTLSDLHRQYPDAELYFITGADALEQILSWHRVEDLFDLAHFIGVTRPGYALDDEHLPRGSVSLVEIPAMAISSTGCRQRVASGMPVWYLVPDGIVQYISKRGLYRRFGQSPAQEWGPGAS, via the coding sequence ATGTCGCGTCCTCGCCGAATCGGCGTCATGGGGGGCACCTTCGACCCCGTCCATCACGGCCACCTCGTCGCAGCGAGTGAGGTACAGGCCCAGTTCGGCATGGAGCAGGTCCTGTTCGTGCCGACCGGTCAGCCCTGGCAGAAGGGTCACGAGGATGTGAGCCTGGCGGAGGACCGCTACCTGATGACGGTGATCGCCACCGCGTCCAATCCGCGTTTCTCGGTCAGCAGGGTCGACATCGACCGGGCCGGTCCCACCTACACCATCGACACGCTCTCCGACCTGCACCGGCAGTACCCGGATGCGGAGCTGTACTTCATAACCGGTGCGGACGCGTTGGAGCAGATCCTTTCCTGGCACCGTGTGGAGGACCTGTTCGACCTGGCTCACTTCATCGGCGTCACACGTCCGGGGTATGCGTTGGACGACGAGCACCTGCCGCGTGGCTCGGTCAGCCTGGTCGAGATTCCGGCCATGGCCATCTCCTCCACCGGGTGCCGCCAGCGCGTCGCCTCCGGCATGCCGGTCTGGTACCTGGTCCCGGACGGGATCGTGCAGTACATCAGCAAGCGCGGCCTCTACCGCCGCTTCGGCCAGTCACCAGCGCAGGAGTGGGGGCCGGGGGCCTCCTGA
- a CDS encoding ferredoxin: MSWQVEVDGDTCIGSGMCSAIAEEHFQLVDGVSRPLRTDIDPDDDVVDAAESCPVEAILVRDAQSGRTLAPEP, translated from the coding sequence ATGAGCTGGCAGGTCGAGGTCGACGGCGACACGTGCATCGGTTCGGGGATGTGCTCGGCCATAGCCGAGGAGCACTTCCAACTGGTCGACGGTGTCTCGCGGCCGTTACGAACGGACATCGACCCCGATGACGACGTGGTGGATGCCGCGGAGTCCTGCCCGGTGGAGGCTATCCTCGTGCGTGACGCGCAGTCGGGGCGCACCCTCGCACCCGAGCCGTGA
- a CDS encoding DegV family protein translates to MSVAVVTDSTAYLPARRAEHYGVRVVPLHVSTDAGRSLAETSFGPELLTEQLRAGRRVTTAGASVAEFADTYRAALDSGADGVLSVHLSGELSGTLDAARTAARQVAPSAISVVDSRSVAMGLGFAVLAAAELAATGAELAEVAEAARRVAARGTILFSVQTLEYLRRGGRIGTASALLGTALAIKPLLHLRDGGIEPLEKVRTTGAVVRRLEQLAVDAATGPAPSGAPSEVDTHRSPALAVHHLAVPERAEALARRVRERLPGHSDCVVSEVGATIGAHIGPGSVGVVVLPGGWSTTAGAPRDDR, encoded by the coding sequence TTGAGCGTCGCCGTGGTGACCGACTCCACCGCCTATTTGCCCGCGCGGCGGGCCGAGCACTACGGCGTGCGCGTGGTTCCGCTGCACGTGAGCACCGACGCCGGGCGCTCCCTCGCCGAGACCTCGTTCGGTCCGGAGCTGCTGACCGAGCAGCTTCGAGCGGGCAGGCGGGTCACCACGGCCGGAGCCAGCGTGGCCGAGTTCGCCGACACCTACCGTGCGGCGTTGGACTCGGGAGCCGACGGTGTGCTCTCGGTCCACCTGTCCGGCGAGCTCTCCGGAACGTTGGACGCCGCCCGGACCGCGGCACGCCAAGTGGCCCCCTCGGCCATCAGCGTGGTCGACTCCCGCTCGGTCGCCATGGGGCTGGGATTCGCCGTGCTGGCGGCGGCGGAACTGGCCGCGACCGGCGCGGAGCTGGCAGAGGTCGCCGAAGCGGCCCGACGGGTCGCCGCGCGCGGCACCATCCTGTTCTCGGTGCAGACGCTCGAATACCTGCGCCGGGGTGGACGTATCGGCACCGCCTCGGCGCTGTTGGGCACCGCTCTGGCGATCAAACCGCTGTTGCACCTGCGTGACGGGGGGATCGAACCCCTGGAGAAGGTGCGGACCACCGGTGCGGTGGTCCGGCGACTGGAGCAGCTGGCCGTCGACGCGGCCACGGGCCCCGCGCCTTCGGGAGCGCCCTCCGAGGTGGACACTCACCGTTCGCCCGCGCTGGCGGTGCACCACCTCGCGGTCCCGGAGCGGGCCGAGGCCCTGGCCCGACGCGTCCGCGAGCGTCTCCCCGGGCACTCCGACTGCGTGGTCTCCGAGGTCGGGGCCACCATCGGGGCCCACATCGGGCCCGGTTCGGTGGGCGTGGTCGTGCTGCCCGGTGGTTGGAGCACCACCGCTGGCGCACCGCGTGACGATCGGTAG
- a CDS encoding ComEC/Rec2 family competence protein, which yields MADRSGAVTEESTARPLDLRLVPAALGVWGATLLGLYCGWITAVALSCCGVATAGTGLVLVRRRWAAGVVMCSVLVATASFGVAVRLWPVENHPLREPTSRGESLRVRVELTERPTPTNGAGADGGARGERAVLRARLNAVRQDRRWHATSGAVLLLVPAESWSGLLRGQRVTTTGAALRPSGAGLLVTVLAVHQPPEDVTRPPPAQRFAERLRGGLRAASESVLSPRAEGLLPGLVVGDTSGLLDTVRRDFEKAGLTHLTAVSGANLAIVCGAVLLLFRAVRAPPVLAASAAGAALAGFVVLAGGEPSVLRAAVMGALGLLALALGRNKTTLPALAGCVILLVSWRPELAVSAGFALSVAATTALVLLAPPWSEWLRRRGLPLRLAQALVAPAAAQLATAPLVVALSGEFSLVGVLANLLVEPVIAPATVLGFAATLLAPWSAPLGELLVLGAAPELEWVLFVARCAVSVPLATLPLPSGMVGASLVVTLVLAVLVLLWFRGGRLLLGGSLLAVLLLVATIGVRPGGWPVTGWSVVACDVGQGDSLVLATGVSGSAVVVDTGPSAALVDGCLDRLGIRRVPLLVLTHPHADHFAGLAGVLVGREVNAVATGVTTPSRWADTGVGRRTREDGARLVRLSAGQRMRWPELAVEVLAPEGAGSEPPAERVNDASVVLRARTPVGRVLLTGDIELSGQRGLLSSGARLDAEVLKVPHHGSRYTSAEFLRAVSPRLALISVGHDNDHGHPSTEIIETLRGLGASVRRTDRRGDIAVLEGKTGMRTASTGDPFRPGD from the coding sequence ATGGCCGACCGGTCCGGAGCGGTCACCGAGGAGTCGACGGCGCGGCCGCTGGACCTCCGGCTGGTCCCCGCCGCGCTCGGTGTATGGGGAGCCACCCTGCTCGGGCTGTACTGCGGGTGGATCACCGCCGTCGCGCTGTCGTGCTGCGGGGTCGCCACCGCCGGGACGGGACTGGTTCTCGTGCGTCGGAGGTGGGCGGCCGGGGTGGTCATGTGCTCGGTTCTGGTGGCCACCGCGAGTTTCGGGGTCGCGGTTCGGCTGTGGCCGGTCGAGAACCACCCGCTGCGCGAGCCGACCTCCCGCGGGGAGAGCCTCCGCGTACGCGTCGAGCTCACCGAACGTCCCACTCCGACGAACGGCGCCGGCGCGGACGGTGGTGCGCGCGGCGAACGAGCGGTGCTGCGTGCCCGGCTCAACGCGGTGCGGCAGGACCGGCGATGGCACGCCACCTCGGGCGCCGTGCTGCTGCTGGTGCCAGCCGAATCCTGGAGCGGCCTGCTGCGGGGACAACGAGTCACCACCACCGGTGCGGCACTTCGTCCCAGTGGAGCCGGTCTGCTGGTAACCGTACTCGCGGTTCACCAGCCGCCGGAGGACGTGACCCGTCCGCCTCCGGCACAGCGGTTCGCCGAGCGGTTGCGCGGCGGGTTGCGCGCTGCCTCGGAGTCCGTGCTCTCCCCACGCGCCGAGGGACTGCTGCCGGGACTGGTGGTGGGCGACACCAGTGGGTTGCTCGACACGGTGCGCCGCGATTTCGAGAAGGCCGGACTCACTCATCTGACGGCGGTTTCCGGGGCGAACCTGGCGATCGTGTGCGGTGCGGTGCTGCTGTTGTTCCGCGCGGTGCGCGCTCCGCCGGTGCTCGCCGCGTCCGCCGCCGGGGCGGCTCTGGCAGGCTTCGTGGTCCTCGCCGGAGGCGAACCGAGCGTGTTGCGGGCGGCCGTCATGGGGGCGCTGGGACTGCTCGCGCTCGCACTGGGACGGAACAAGACGACCCTGCCCGCCCTGGCGGGCTGCGTGATTCTGCTGGTGTCGTGGCGGCCGGAGCTGGCCGTGAGTGCAGGTTTCGCGTTGTCGGTGGCGGCTACGACCGCCCTGGTACTGCTCGCCCCGCCCTGGTCGGAGTGGTTGCGGCGACGCGGTCTCCCCCTCCGCCTCGCGCAGGCCCTGGTGGCACCGGCGGCCGCGCAACTCGCCACGGCCCCGCTCGTGGTGGCGCTGTCCGGGGAGTTCAGCCTGGTAGGCGTACTGGCGAACCTGCTGGTCGAACCGGTGATCGCTCCCGCCACGGTGCTCGGCTTCGCCGCGACGTTGCTCGCCCCCTGGTCCGCTCCGCTGGGCGAACTCCTCGTGCTGGGAGCGGCTCCCGAACTGGAGTGGGTGCTGTTCGTGGCTCGCTGTGCGGTGAGTGTTCCCCTGGCGACGCTCCCGCTGCCCTCCGGGATGGTGGGGGCCTCGTTGGTCGTGACGCTCGTGCTGGCCGTCCTGGTCCTGCTGTGGTTCCGTGGTGGGCGGCTGTTGCTGGGAGGTTCGTTGCTGGCGGTGCTGCTGTTGGTGGCGACCATCGGGGTGCGGCCGGGTGGGTGGCCGGTCACCGGGTGGAGCGTCGTGGCGTGCGACGTGGGACAGGGCGACAGCTTGGTGCTGGCCACTGGGGTCAGCGGCAGCGCCGTCGTGGTGGACACCGGCCCCAGCGCCGCGCTGGTCGACGGATGCCTGGACCGGCTCGGGATACGGCGTGTCCCGCTGCTGGTGCTGACCCATCCCCACGCCGATCACTTCGCCGGGTTGGCCGGGGTGCTGGTGGGACGTGAGGTGAACGCGGTGGCGACGGGAGTGACCACCCCGTCCCGCTGGGCGGACACCGGGGTAGGGCGACGGACACGCGAGGACGGCGCGCGGCTGGTGCGGCTCTCGGCCGGACAGCGGATGCGGTGGCCGGAGCTGGCGGTCGAGGTCCTGGCCCCGGAGGGGGCGGGTTCCGAACCTCCCGCGGAGCGGGTCAACGACGCCTCGGTGGTGCTGCGGGCGAGAACCCCGGTGGGACGGGTGCTGCTGACCGGAGACATCGAGCTGTCCGGGCAGCGGGGGTTGCTCTCGTCCGGAGCTCGGCTGGACGCGGAGGTGCTGAAGGTGCCGCACCACGGTTCCCGCTACACCAGTGCCGAGTTCCTCCGGGCGGTCTCCCCACGACTGGCGTTGATCAGCGTGGGCCACGACAACGACCACGGCCATCCGAGCACCGAGATCATCGAGACCCTGCGCGGGCTCGGTGCCTCGGTGCGCCGCACCGACCGCCGCGGCGACATCGCCGTGCTCGAAGGGAAGACCGGAATGCGGACCGCCAGCACCGGGGATCCGTTCCGCCCCGGCGACTGA
- the rsfS gene encoding ribosome silencing factor: protein MAASETARELALVAARAAADKKAEELLLLDVSDRLIITDCFVIASASNERQVGAIVEAVEEKMRAAGTKPVRREGTREGRWVLLDFVDVIVHVQHSEERAFYELERLWKDCPVIEFDHEGAGTEESAERHSEEGSQA from the coding sequence GTGGCAGCCAGTGAAACCGCCCGTGAGCTAGCGTTGGTGGCCGCGCGGGCTGCGGCGGACAAGAAGGCCGAAGAACTGCTTCTGCTGGACGTGTCCGACCGACTCATCATCACCGACTGCTTCGTGATCGCCTCCGCTTCCAACGAGCGGCAGGTCGGGGCGATCGTCGAGGCCGTCGAGGAGAAGATGCGGGCCGCGGGGACGAAACCGGTCCGCAGGGAAGGCACCCGGGAGGGACGCTGGGTGCTGCTCGACTTCGTGGACGTCATCGTGCACGTCCAGCACTCCGAGGAGCGGGCCTTCTACGAGCTGGAGCGCCTGTGGAAGGACTGCCCGGTCATCGAGTTCGACCACGAGGGCGCCGGTACCGAGGAGTCCGCCGAGCGGCACAGTGAAGAGGGCAGTCAGGCGTGA
- a CDS encoding histidine phosphatase family protein yields MTLQRLVLWRHGETDFNLAGRIQGHLDCELTELGLEQAKRTAPLVAGFHPEVLVSSDLCRASTTAAALAEVTGQEVRLDERLRETHLGQWQGLSGAEVEQGWPGAMGTWRSQPTWAPPDGETRVEVAERAHEVVRELDETVEGTALLCAHGGLITALTARLLEWPTETWSSLGGVSNCGWAVLSRGTVGRQGWRLVTYNGGLVE; encoded by the coding sequence GTGACCCTGCAACGGCTGGTGCTCTGGCGGCACGGCGAGACCGACTTCAACCTCGCGGGACGCATCCAGGGCCATCTTGACTGCGAGCTTACCGAGCTGGGCCTGGAGCAGGCCAAACGCACGGCGCCGCTGGTCGCCGGATTCCACCCCGAGGTGCTGGTGAGCTCGGACCTGTGTCGCGCCAGCACCACGGCCGCGGCCCTGGCCGAGGTGACCGGCCAGGAAGTCCGGTTGGACGAGCGGTTGCGCGAGACCCATCTGGGGCAGTGGCAGGGGCTCAGCGGGGCCGAGGTCGAGCAGGGCTGGCCCGGTGCCATGGGGACTTGGCGCTCTCAGCCGACCTGGGCGCCCCCGGACGGCGAGACCAGGGTCGAGGTGGCCGAACGCGCCCACGAGGTGGTGCGCGAACTCGACGAGACCGTGGAGGGCACGGCGCTGTTGTGCGCGCACGGTGGTCTGATAACCGCGCTGACCGCCAGATTGCTGGAGTGGCCGACCGAGACCTGGTCCAGCCTCGGCGGGGTGAGCAACTGCGGTTGGGCCGTGCTCTCCCGCGGCACCGTCGGCAGGCAGGGGTGGCGACTGGTGACCTACAACGGCGGGCTCGTCGAATGA
- a CDS encoding cytochrome P450, with product MTTIDPTPRTYPFSEPDRLRLDPFYAELRKQEPVSRVQLPYGEAAWLATRYSDVRTVFADPRFSRAATVGRDEPRARPNSQQTGILTMDPPEHTRLRKLVAKAFTARRVEQLRPRAQRIADDLSRAMLRKGPPLDLVEEFALPLPITVICELLGVPYADRTDFRIWSDAFLSTSKLSEQQVNDYIEQMRAYMAGLVEQRRDQPADDLLSALIQARDEQDKLSETELLDLSVGLLVAGHETTATQIPNFVYVLLTHPEELEWLRADPGRIPGAVEELMRFVPLGVNAAFPRYALEDVELGGVLIREGEPVLASLASANRDESVFEEPDQLDLRRDSGSHIGFGHGPHHCLGAQLARMELQVALGTLLRDFEGLRFAVDEQDVTWKTGMLVRGPKHLPVTW from the coding sequence ATGACCACCATCGACCCGACGCCGCGGACCTATCCGTTCAGCGAGCCCGACCGGCTTCGGCTGGATCCGTTCTACGCGGAGTTGCGCAAGCAGGAACCGGTGTCGCGGGTGCAGCTTCCCTACGGCGAAGCGGCGTGGCTGGCCACCAGGTACTCCGACGTGCGGACGGTGTTCGCCGACCCGCGGTTCAGCCGTGCCGCCACGGTGGGCCGGGACGAGCCGCGCGCGCGTCCGAACTCGCAGCAGACCGGCATCCTGACCATGGATCCGCCCGAGCACACCAGGCTGCGCAAACTGGTGGCCAAGGCGTTCACCGCGCGCAGGGTGGAACAGCTGCGACCCCGCGCGCAGCGGATCGCCGACGACCTGAGTCGCGCCATGCTCCGCAAGGGGCCTCCGCTGGACCTGGTGGAGGAGTTCGCGCTGCCGCTGCCGATCACCGTGATCTGCGAACTGCTCGGAGTCCCCTACGCCGACAGGACAGACTTCCGGATCTGGTCGGACGCGTTCCTGTCCACCAGCAAGCTTTCCGAGCAGCAGGTCAACGACTACATCGAACAGATGCGCGCCTACATGGCCGGTCTCGTCGAGCAACGACGTGACCAGCCCGCCGACGACCTGCTCAGCGCGCTCATCCAGGCCAGGGACGAACAGGACAAGCTCTCCGAGACCGAGTTGTTGGACCTGTCGGTGGGACTGCTCGTCGCCGGGCACGAGACCACGGCCACCCAGATCCCCAACTTCGTCTACGTGCTGCTGACCCACCCCGAGGAGCTGGAGTGGCTGCGTGCCGACCCGGGACGGATCCCCGGGGCGGTAGAGGAGCTGATGCGGTTCGTCCCGCTGGGAGTCAACGCGGCCTTTCCCCGCTATGCTCTGGAGGACGTCGAACTCGGCGGCGTGCTGATCCGGGAGGGGGAACCGGTGCTGGCCAGCCTGGCCTCGGCGAACCGGGACGAGTCGGTCTTCGAGGAACCCGACCAGCTCGACCTGCGACGCGATTCCGGTTCCCACATCGGTTTCGGGCACGGGCCGCACCACTGCCTGGGAGCCCAGCTGGCGCGGATGGAACTGCAGGTGGCGCTGGGCACGCTGCTGCGGGACTTCGAGGGGCTCCGGTTCGCGGTGGATGAGCAGGACGTCACCTGGAAGACCGGAATGCTGGTGCGCGGCCCGAAACATCTTCCGGTGACGTGGTAG
- a CDS encoding ComEA family DNA-binding protein: MTDLFRSWGGDTPGGRTASETTDERSPARRRLRELMSSESRAADETDSTEGEPAATPVERLRRWLPRTPRDVLLDPGRAGCLGVVLVAVIGCVVLLVTRDPSGETRAVPSRPLPAPTPTSATTSRVSELVVSVVGRVREPGLVTLSAGARVADALRAAGGPLPDTDTMALNLARELSDGEQLYVGVPVPERASASRPGDTTPTTSSKVDLNRADEQRLRELPGIGPVTAGAILRWRSENDGFESVAQLREVDGIGPVRFDRLRELVRV; the protein is encoded by the coding sequence ATGACCGATCTCTTCCGATCCTGGGGAGGGGACACCCCGGGCGGGCGGACCGCCTCGGAAACCACCGACGAACGGTCGCCGGCACGCCGGCGGTTGCGGGAGCTGATGTCTTCCGAATCCCGGGCGGCCGACGAGACGGACTCCACGGAGGGCGAACCTGCCGCGACCCCCGTGGAGCGACTGCGGCGGTGGTTGCCGCGAACACCGCGCGACGTGCTGTTGGATCCCGGTCGCGCGGGGTGCCTCGGCGTCGTACTCGTGGCGGTGATCGGTTGCGTGGTCCTGCTGGTCACCCGTGATCCCAGCGGTGAGACCAGGGCGGTGCCGTCGCGACCGCTCCCCGCACCGACCCCCACGAGCGCGACCACCTCGCGAGTCTCGGAGCTGGTGGTCAGCGTGGTGGGCAGAGTGCGCGAACCGGGGCTGGTCACCCTGTCGGCCGGTGCGCGGGTCGCGGACGCGCTGCGAGCGGCGGGCGGCCCGCTGCCGGACACCGACACCATGGCGTTGAACCTGGCCCGTGAGCTGTCCGACGGGGAGCAGCTCTACGTCGGTGTTCCGGTTCCCGAACGCGCCTCGGCGTCGCGTCCGGGGGACACCACCCCCACCACCTCCTCGAAGGTCGACCTCAACCGGGCCGACGAACAGCGGCTGCGGGAACTGCCCGGTATCGGTCCCGTCACCGCCGGTGCGATTCTGCGCTGGCGCTCCGAGAACGACGGATTCGAGTCGGTGGCGCAGTTGCGGGAGGTCGACGGGATAGGCCCCGTGCGGTTCGACCGGCTGCGCGAGCTGGTGCGGGTGTGA